In Halobaculum limi, one DNA window encodes the following:
- a CDS encoding ferredoxin: MSDLDAEVQTASDVGGDGPPVEEKPYKIIFEANACFGAGKCAEVADNWEMDIASGMAKPKSYYIAEDELEENIRAAEVCPAKKDVGCIHVVDRRTDEELAPDPHGDGTLSVDW, from the coding sequence ATGAGCGACCTCGACGCGGAGGTACAGACCGCGAGCGACGTCGGCGGCGACGGCCCGCCGGTGGAGGAGAAGCCGTACAAGATCATCTTCGAGGCGAACGCCTGCTTCGGCGCGGGCAAGTGCGCGGAGGTGGCGGACAACTGGGAGATGGACATCGCTAGCGGGATGGCGAAGCCGAAGTCGTACTACATTGCCGAGGACGAACTGGAGGAGAACATCCGCGCGGCGGAGGTGTGTCCCGCCAAGAAGGACGTGGGCTGTATCCACGTCGTCGACCGGCGGACCGACGAGGAACTCGCGCCCGACCCGCACGGCGACGGCACCCTCAGCGTGGACTGGTAG
- a CDS encoding cytochrome b N-terminal domain-containing protein has product MPSNADRERERPPVDLVPVCAVAVVVATDAALLTVADSLAADVSVRVGLGVGAVLATLVGVAVGTRRTRGAVVGWSLALVLALLYAYTGMILPWTEASFTLAQAGIELALSLPGPAGELVAQSLFAGFTLSAATLERAFLIHYGVATLAVVAVAVRLGVGYLGRERPSTV; this is encoded by the coding sequence ATGCCCTCCAACGCAGACCGCGAGCGAGAACGGCCACCGGTCGACCTCGTACCAGTGTGTGCGGTCGCCGTCGTCGTTGCCACCGACGCCGCCCTCCTCACCGTCGCCGACAGCCTCGCCGCCGACGTGAGCGTCCGCGTCGGCCTCGGCGTCGGTGCCGTCCTCGCGACCCTCGTGGGCGTCGCGGTGGGAACCCGACGGACCCGCGGCGCGGTCGTCGGCTGGTCGCTCGCCCTCGTCCTCGCGCTTCTGTACGCGTACACTGGGATGATCCTCCCGTGGACCGAGGCGTCGTTCACCCTCGCACAGGCGGGCATCGAACTCGCGCTGTCGCTGCCGGGTCCCGCCGGTGAACTCGTGGCACAATCCCTGTTCGCCGGGTTCACGCTCTCAGCGGCGACGCTGGAACGGGCGTTTCTGATCCACTACGGCGTCGCCACCCTCGCGGTCGTCGCGGTGGCGGTCAGACTCGGCGTCGGGTATCTGGGTCGAGAACGGCCCTCGACGGTCTGA
- a CDS encoding LLM class flavin-dependent oxidoreductase: MSDGIHLNLFTMNSVEHVSPGSWTHPADRSAEYTDSDYWTDVARTAERGGFAAVFFADVRGIYDVYGGDRSTAIEKAVQTPSNDPGYLVPAMAEVTDSLGFAVTKSTTYTHPYQLAREFSTLDHLTDGRVAFNVVTSYLESAARNLGLDERMDKQTRYDRADEFLDVCYALWEESWDEDAVVRDREAGVFSDPSKVHNVDHSGEFFDVPGPHGCEPSPQRSPVIFQAGSSDRGRDFAAANAEAVFCSQPTERGVREYMADLRDRAADAGRDPDDLAFFPGVVPVVAETEEVAEAKYERLLETVDVEATLALLSGFLDMDLSELDPDQKIEHIETDAIQGTMNAFTKSDPDREWTVREVAQFSGLGTTSPVVVGTPEQVVDELQYWHEEVGVDGFNVKEVLRTGSLDDFVDLVVPELRARDLLAEPTPGETLRERLLGDGPRLSETHPARQG; this comes from the coding sequence ATGAGCGACGGCATCCACCTCAACCTCTTCACGATGAACTCCGTGGAGCACGTCTCGCCGGGGTCGTGGACCCACCCGGCGGACCGCTCCGCCGAGTACACAGATAGCGACTACTGGACGGACGTGGCCCGCACCGCAGAGCGCGGCGGCTTCGCGGCGGTGTTCTTCGCGGACGTGCGGGGCATCTACGACGTGTACGGCGGCGACCGCTCGACGGCCATCGAGAAGGCCGTCCAGACGCCGTCGAACGACCCCGGCTACCTCGTGCCCGCGATGGCGGAGGTGACTGACTCGCTGGGGTTCGCCGTCACGAAGTCCACCACCTACACGCACCCGTACCAACTCGCGCGGGAGTTCTCCACGCTCGACCACCTCACTGACGGCCGCGTGGCGTTCAACGTCGTCACCTCCTACCTCGAATCGGCCGCCCGCAACCTCGGCCTCGACGAGCGAATGGACAAACAGACCAGGTACGACCGCGCCGACGAGTTCCTCGACGTCTGTTACGCACTGTGGGAAGAGTCGTGGGACGAGGACGCTGTCGTCCGCGACCGTGAGGCGGGCGTGTTCTCCGACCCGTCGAAGGTCCACAACGTCGACCACAGCGGCGAATTCTTCGACGTGCCCGGCCCCCACGGCTGTGAGCCGTCGCCCCAGCGCAGTCCCGTCATCTTCCAAGCGGGGTCCTCGGACCGCGGGCGCGACTTCGCCGCCGCCAACGCCGAGGCGGTGTTCTGCTCACAGCCGACCGAACGCGGTGTCCGCGAGTACATGGCCGACCTGCGCGACCGCGCCGCAGACGCCGGACGCGACCCCGACGACCTCGCGTTCTTCCCCGGTGTCGTCCCCGTCGTCGCCGAGACAGAGGAGGTCGCCGAGGCGAAGTACGAGCGCTTGCTGGAGACGGTCGACGTGGAGGCGACGCTCGCGCTGTTGTCGGGCTTCCTCGATATGGATCTCTCCGAACTCGACCCCGACCAGAAGATCGAACACATCGAGACCGACGCCATCCAAGGGACGATGAACGCCTTCACCAAGTCCGACCCCGACCGCGAGTGGACTGTCCGTGAGGTGGCGCAGTTCTCCGGCCTTGGTACCACCTCGCCGGTCGTCGTCGGCACGCCCGAGCAAGTCGTCGACGAACTCCAGTATTGGCACGAGGAAGTCGGCGTCGACGGCTTCAACGTCAAGGAGGTGCTGCGCACCGGGAGCCTCGACGACTTCGTCGACCTCGTCGTGCCGGAACTGCGCGCGCGCGACCTCCTCGCAGAACCGACGCCCGGCGAGACGCTCCGCGAGCGACTGCTCGGCGACGGACCCCGCCTGTCGGAGACGCATCCTGCGCGGCAGGGGTAA
- a CDS encoding DUF1611 domain-containing protein, translating into MYNRVAVLAHEKFPDRSKTANGVIRYADYEVAAVLDRDCAGDRVADHLGGVRDAPVVESFADVPGDVDALVIGIAPIGGGFDESWRPDVRAAIEAGCDVISGLHYFLNDDEEFAALAAEHGVDLQDVRKPHDDLTVAQGRSDEVAADVVLTVGTDCSVGKMTATMEIVEAARDADIDACAIPTGQTGIMIEGWGNPVDRVVSDFTAGAVEEMILEKGDDHDLLVVEGQGSIIHPAYSAVTCGILHGAMADKLVLCHAAGREAIHGYEDTALPPIEEYVDLYGSLAAPVHETEVVAGALNTVDVDDDAAAEDAVAEFSEAIDAPATDLIRFGADDIVEAIR; encoded by the coding sequence ATGTACAATCGCGTCGCCGTCCTCGCACACGAGAAGTTCCCCGACCGCTCGAAGACCGCCAACGGCGTCATCCGCTACGCCGACTACGAGGTCGCGGCCGTCCTCGACCGCGACTGCGCGGGCGACCGCGTGGCCGACCACCTCGGCGGCGTGCGCGACGCGCCGGTCGTCGAGTCGTTCGCCGACGTTCCCGGCGACGTGGACGCTCTGGTCATCGGCATCGCGCCCATCGGGGGTGGCTTCGACGAGTCGTGGCGGCCGGACGTCCGCGCGGCCATCGAGGCTGGCTGTGACGTGATTTCGGGCCTCCACTACTTCCTGAACGACGACGAGGAGTTCGCGGCACTCGCGGCCGAACACGGCGTCGACCTCCAAGACGTCCGCAAGCCACACGACGACCTCACCGTCGCGCAGGGGCGCTCCGACGAGGTGGCCGCCGACGTAGTGCTCACTGTCGGGACCGACTGCTCGGTCGGGAAGATGACCGCGACGATGGAGATCGTCGAGGCCGCCCGAGACGCCGATATCGACGCCTGTGCCATCCCGACGGGCCAGACGGGCATTATGATTGAGGGGTGGGGCAACCCCGTCGACCGCGTCGTGAGTGACTTCACCGCCGGCGCGGTCGAGGAGATGATCCTGGAGAAGGGCGACGACCACGACCTCCTCGTCGTCGAGGGGCAGGGGAGCATCATCCACCCGGCGTACTCCGCCGTGACCTGTGGCATCCTCCACGGCGCGATGGCAGACAAACTCGTCCTCTGTCACGCCGCCGGTCGCGAGGCCATCCACGGCTACGAGGACACCGCGCTCCCGCCCATCGAGGAGTACGTCGACCTCTACGGGTCGCTGGCGGCACCCGTCCACGAGACGGAGGTGGTCGCCGGCGCCCTCAACACGGTCGACGTCGACGACGATGCGGCCGCCGAGGACGCGGTCGCAGAGTTCTCAGAGGCCATCGACGCGCCCGCGACGGACCTCATCCGCTTCGGCGCCGACGATATCGTGGAGGCGATCCGATGA
- a CDS encoding dipeptide epimerase: MTSLTAEFERVSMPLEHDFTISRGTTTAAENVIVRITDEGGMTGVGAAAPSSHYGETAATVEAVIPDLLAVVEEVGDPHALAEIEDRMAHVVADNPAARCAVSIALHDLAAKRLGVPLYRLWGLNPEDAPTSSYTIGIDETDVMREKTAAAVDAGYSTLKLKLGTDRDREVVEAVREEAPDATLRVDANEAWTPRETARKSEWLADLGVEFIEQPLPADNPTGLKDAYERSALPIAADESCVTLADIPQIADRCDIANLKLMKCGGLLEAKRMVHTARAHGLEVMLGCMVESNAAIAAGCQLGPLLDYADLDGSLLLADDADPFAGVPMPEGRIDLQATDRNGTGATGR; encoded by the coding sequence ATGACGTCGCTCACCGCCGAGTTCGAGCGGGTGTCGATGCCGCTGGAACACGACTTCACCATCTCCCGCGGTACCACCACGGCCGCCGAGAACGTGATCGTTCGGATCACCGACGAGGGTGGGATGACCGGCGTCGGCGCGGCCGCCCCCTCCAGCCACTACGGCGAGACGGCGGCGACCGTCGAGGCGGTCATCCCCGACCTGCTCGCAGTCGTCGAGGAAGTAGGCGACCCCCACGCACTCGCGGAGATAGAGGACCGAATGGCACACGTCGTCGCCGACAACCCCGCCGCGCGGTGTGCGGTCAGCATCGCCCTGCACGACCTCGCGGCCAAGCGTCTCGGCGTCCCGCTGTACCGGCTGTGGGGGCTGAATCCCGAGGACGCGCCCACCTCGTCGTACACCATCGGCATCGACGAGACGGACGTGATGCGCGAGAAGACCGCCGCGGCCGTCGACGCTGGCTACTCCACGCTGAAACTGAAACTCGGCACCGACCGCGACCGCGAGGTTGTCGAGGCGGTGCGCGAGGAGGCACCCGACGCCACCCTCCGCGTCGACGCCAACGAGGCGTGGACGCCCCGTGAGACGGCCCGCAAGAGCGAGTGGCTCGCGGATCTGGGCGTGGAGTTCATCGAGCAACCGCTCCCTGCCGACAACCCCACGGGGCTGAAAGACGCGTACGAGCGCTCGGCGCTCCCCATCGCCGCCGACGAGTCGTGCGTCACGCTCGCGGACATCCCACAAATTGCGGATCGCTGTGACATCGCGAACCTGAAACTGATGAAGTGCGGCGGTCTGCTGGAGGCGAAGCGAATGGTCCACACCGCCCGTGCGCACGGCCTGGAGGTGATGCTCGGGTGTATGGTGGAGTCGAACGCCGCTATCGCCGCCGGGTGTCAGTTGGGGCCGCTCCTCGACTACGCGGATCTAGACGGGAGCCTGTTGCTGGCGGACGACGCCGACCCGTTCGCGGGCGTGCCGATGCCAGAGGGTCGGATCGACCTTCAGGCGACGGACCGCAACGGGACCGGAGCAACCGGGAGGTAA
- the ahbB gene encoding siroheme decarboxylase subunit beta, translating into MGSSEREEAADADVETVDDPDDWRAGLDGVDARLVDDYQSGFPVVERPFRVVAEDLGIDEEEALDRVTALRERGVFRRFGAVLNPPVIGSSTLAAVAAPDDRFEEVADVINGYRQVNHNYRREHEWNMWFVVTAGTREKRDEILADIEERTGCEVLNLPMLTDYYIDLEFPVWNDDAFARESLESTDAGATRISEDATGGLSELERDLLIEIQDGFPLTATPYRDVAAAIDADVDDVLSAVERLLADGCIKRIGCVVNHIVTGFHNNCMVVWDVPDDRLDELGERVGELPYVTLCYHRPRRPDQDWEYNLFTMVHGREADAVDAKIDELAEEYLPFDHERLYSTETLKQTGAQYEELVGE; encoded by the coding sequence ATGGGTAGTTCCGAACGCGAGGAGGCCGCCGACGCGGACGTGGAGACGGTCGACGACCCCGACGACTGGCGTGCCGGACTCGACGGCGTCGACGCGCGACTCGTCGACGACTACCAGAGCGGGTTTCCGGTTGTCGAGCGCCCGTTCCGCGTCGTCGCCGAGGACCTCGGCATCGACGAGGAGGAGGCGCTCGACCGGGTGACGGCGTTGCGCGAGCGAGGCGTCTTCCGACGCTTCGGCGCGGTCTTGAATCCGCCCGTGATCGGGTCGTCGACGCTGGCGGCCGTCGCCGCTCCCGACGACCGATTCGAAGAAGTCGCCGACGTGATCAACGGCTACCGACAGGTGAACCACAACTACCGCCGCGAACACGAGTGGAACATGTGGTTCGTCGTCACCGCCGGGACGCGCGAGAAGCGCGACGAGATACTCGCGGACATCGAGGAGCGAACCGGCTGTGAGGTGCTGAACCTCCCGATGCTGACCGACTACTACATCGACTTGGAGTTCCCCGTCTGGAACGACGACGCGTTCGCACGGGAGTCGCTGGAGTCGACGGACGCCGGCGCGACCCGCATCTCTGAGGACGCCACCGGCGGCCTTTCGGAACTCGAACGCGACCTGCTCATCGAGATTCAGGACGGCTTCCCGCTGACGGCGACGCCGTACCGCGACGTGGCCGCCGCCATCGACGCTGACGTCGACGACGTCCTCTCGGCCGTCGAGCGACTGCTGGCCGACGGCTGTATCAAGCGCATCGGCTGTGTGGTCAACCACATCGTCACCGGGTTCCACAACAACTGTATGGTCGTGTGGGACGTGCCCGACGACCGCCTCGACGAGTTAGGTGAGCGGGTGGGCGAACTCCCGTACGTCACGCTGTGTTACCACCGTCCCCGCCGACCCGACCAAGACTGGGAGTACAACCTCTTCACGATGGTCCACGGTCGCGAGGCCGACGCCGTCGACGCGAAGATAGACGAGTTGGCCGAGGAGTACCTCCCGTTCGACCACGAACGGCTCTACTCGACGGAGACGCTGAAACAGACCGGCGCACAGTACGAGGAACTGGTCGGCGAGTAG
- a CDS encoding S49 family peptidase, which translates to MSTTGSRLLGRIGRSYVLFVALGVIVGAVAAPVAYDATTQTDGTVAVVPLEGTIDGQSSAAVAAMLTEARQNPSIDAVVIVTNSGGGGAAASEELYLQAKRTAATKPLVAAVDSSAASGAYYTIAPADAIYVKPASVVGSVGVLATLPQDLEPNDVVGTTGPNKLSGADEREFLYILESLHRAFIGAVLEQRGDALTMSRAELEQARVYSGGQAVENGLADHVGGREAAIRDAARRANLDTYSVRVLRPDNTTARFVSQANYLASDAPTRERVSAEYLLGNGTGGPVFLMIAPMYLDGGAVAAVEARAVTPPNETVADARTANGTATNGTTTGTDGPPASVGSGGLEVRDGAR; encoded by the coding sequence GTGAGTACAACAGGATCGCGCCTACTCGGGCGGATCGGTCGGTCGTACGTCCTGTTCGTCGCACTCGGCGTCATCGTCGGTGCGGTCGCAGCGCCGGTGGCGTACGACGCGACGACACAGACCGACGGAACGGTCGCGGTCGTCCCGCTAGAGGGAACTATCGACGGACAGTCGTCCGCGGCGGTCGCGGCGATGCTGACCGAGGCGAGACAGAACCCATCCATCGACGCCGTCGTCATCGTCACCAACAGCGGCGGCGGCGGGGCGGCCGCGAGCGAGGAACTGTACCTCCAAGCGAAGCGGACTGCCGCGACGAAGCCACTCGTTGCGGCCGTCGACTCCTCGGCGGCCTCTGGCGCATACTACACCATCGCCCCGGCGGACGCCATCTACGTGAAACCCGCCAGCGTCGTCGGGAGCGTGGGCGTCCTCGCGACGCTGCCGCAGGATCTGGAACCGAACGACGTGGTCGGGACGACCGGACCGAACAAACTCTCGGGCGCGGACGAACGCGAGTTCCTCTACATTCTCGAGTCGCTCCACCGCGCGTTCATCGGCGCGGTGTTGGAACAGCGTGGCGACGCGCTGACGATGTCGCGGGCGGAACTCGAACAGGCGCGGGTGTACTCCGGCGGGCAGGCGGTCGAGAACGGTCTCGCGGACCACGTCGGCGGGCGTGAGGCCGCCATCCGCGACGCGGCCCGGCGTGCGAACCTCGACACCTACAGCGTCCGCGTTCTCCGCCCGGACAACACCACCGCACGATTTGTCTCGCAGGCGAACTACCTCGCCAGCGACGCGCCGACCCGCGAACGCGTCTCCGCGGAGTATCTCCTCGGCAACGGCACCGGCGGGCCGGTGTTCCTGATGATCGCACCGATGTACCTCGACGGCGGCGCTGTGGCGGCCGTCGAGGCGCGGGCGGTCACCCCGCCGAACGAGACGGTGGCCGACGCGAGGACGGCGAACGGAACTGCGACGAACGGAACCACCACAGGCACGGACGGACCACCAGCCAGTGTCGGCAGCGGCGGACTGGAGGTGCGCGATGGCGCTCGGTGA
- a CDS encoding DUF4350 domain-containing protein, with translation MALGERETDVRGWGARLAVFVVVAVVVAFVLGGIPGLFAGGSDESPALNNSEYDVADLGVTQIPAEGTIEVERGQGTIVVDRSHANRFTSTEIDPLYEALSRAGYDVVFHDRGPLAPALADATAFLIIDPGTRYDDEDTETLQSYTEQGGRVVVLAEPNRLSVTAGVGGVSTSERQSRLANLAAAFDVTVSKGYVYHQSAHDGNYKSPLASPVGDASDSGSDVALYTPAAVTPTGDGEVVLRARGGARLSGSDEVRRYPVGVRTGNTLVLGDSSFIQIGRYNVADNEGFLGYVIAFMAAGEPPGPGFANGGAGGTDGGDDGTPSPPSTPSPPSTPSPPSTPSTPSPPSTPSTPSPPSTPSTPSTPTGTPDGS, from the coding sequence ATGGCGCTCGGTGAACGAGAGACGGACGTTCGCGGGTGGGGCGCTCGCCTCGCCGTCTTCGTCGTCGTCGCCGTCGTCGTCGCGTTCGTTCTCGGTGGCATCCCCGGCTTGTTCGCGGGCGGGAGCGATGAGTCGCCCGCCCTGAACAACAGCGAGTACGACGTCGCCGACTTGGGCGTCACGCAGATTCCCGCCGAGGGCACTATCGAGGTCGAACGCGGGCAGGGAACGATCGTCGTCGACCGCTCGCACGCCAACCGATTCACGTCGACGGAGATCGATCCGCTGTACGAGGCGCTCTCGCGTGCGGGCTACGACGTCGTGTTCCACGACCGTGGACCGCTCGCACCGGCGCTCGCGGACGCGACCGCCTTCCTGATCATCGACCCGGGCACGCGATACGACGACGAGGACACCGAGACGCTCCAGTCGTACACCGAGCAGGGCGGTCGGGTCGTCGTCCTCGCAGAGCCGAACCGTCTCAGCGTCACTGCTGGCGTCGGCGGCGTCTCGACAAGCGAACGACAGAGCAGGCTCGCGAACCTCGCGGCTGCCTTCGACGTGACCGTCTCGAAAGGGTACGTCTACCACCAGTCCGCCCACGACGGCAACTACAAGAGTCCGCTCGCCTCGCCCGTCGGCGACGCCAGCGACAGCGGATCGGATGTGGCGCTGTACACGCCCGCGGCGGTCACGCCGACCGGCGACGGCGAGGTGGTTCTCCGGGCGCGCGGTGGTGCGCGCCTGTCCGGGAGCGACGAGGTCCGGCGCTACCCCGTCGGCGTTCGAACGGGGAACACACTCGTCCTCGGTGACTCCTCGTTCATCCAGATCGGACGGTACAACGTCGCGGACAACGAGGGATTCCTGGGATACGTGATCGCGTTTATGGCCGCGGGCGAACCCCCAGGGCCGGGGTTCGCGAACGGCGGGGCTGGCGGGACCGACGGGGGCGACGACGGCACGCCATCACCACCGTCCACACCGTCGCCACCCTCTACACCGTCACCACCGTCCACGCCGTCCACGCCGTCACCACCGTCGACCCCATCGACGCCGTCGCCACCATCGACACCGTCCACGCCGTCGACACCAACCGGTACTCCCGACGGATCCTGA
- a CDS encoding anthranilate phosphoribosyltransferase: protein MTTATTEEETEFGEWPLKRLMTEVCGSGPKSAGDMTRAQATEAIQRIFAGEPDHTTLGAFWLANRWKRNNPEELAAYVDEMCTHVEYAEPDVDPVDCGANYDGKGETAILGAAAGIVAAGAGTPVVVHSGDRVPTQKQDAYKHVLDDLGIATELTPRDSAQMVDDTGFGFYYQPAFNPVVHDLWERREMMGVRTFVNTIETLANPAGASTHLGSFYHLAFAKKVVDTFAESQFHDLDRVIMFQGMEGYDDIRPGYTKVAEWNAGEGDSDSEAFTDYEIETPEYGMDFEEADLEVDDVAADSARITEEVVTGDREDHWRDAVALNAAFRIYARGDVDSIDEGLDAARAAIDDGSAAAVLEALRAF from the coding sequence ATGACGACGGCGACTACCGAGGAGGAGACCGAGTTCGGCGAGTGGCCGCTCAAACGCCTGATGACCGAAGTGTGTGGCTCCGGCCCGAAGTCCGCTGGTGATATGACGCGCGCGCAGGCGACGGAGGCCATCCAGCGCATCTTCGCGGGCGAACCCGACCACACGACGCTGGGTGCGTTCTGGCTGGCCAATCGCTGGAAGCGGAACAACCCGGAGGAACTGGCGGCGTACGTCGACGAGATGTGCACGCACGTCGAGTACGCAGAACCCGACGTCGACCCCGTCGACTGCGGCGCGAACTACGACGGGAAAGGCGAGACAGCCATCCTCGGCGCGGCCGCGGGCATCGTCGCCGCCGGCGCGGGTACGCCCGTCGTCGTCCACTCGGGCGACCGCGTCCCCACGCAGAAACAGGACGCGTACAAACACGTCCTCGACGACCTCGGCATCGCCACCGAACTGACGCCGCGCGACTCCGCGCAGATGGTCGACGACACCGGCTTCGGCTTCTACTACCAGCCGGCGTTCAACCCCGTCGTCCACGACCTGTGGGAGCGCCGTGAGATGATGGGCGTGCGCACGTTCGTCAACACCATCGAGACGCTCGCCAACCCCGCGGGCGCGTCGACGCACCTCGGGTCGTTCTACCACCTCGCGTTCGCGAAGAAGGTGGTCGACACGTTCGCCGAGAGCCAGTTCCACGACCTCGATCGCGTCATTATGTTCCAGGGGATGGAGGGATACGACGACATCCGCCCCGGCTACACGAAGGTCGCCGAGTGGAACGCCGGCGAGGGCGACTCCGACTCCGAGGCGTTCACCGACTACGAGATAGAGACGCCCGAGTACGGGATGGACTTCGAGGAGGCCGACCTGGAGGTCGACGACGTCGCCGCCGACTCCGCGCGCATCACCGAGGAGGTCGTCACCGGCGACCGCGAGGACCACTGGCGCGACGCCGTCGCACTCAACGCCGCGTTCCGCATCTACGCCCGCGGCGACGTCGACTCCATCGACGAGGGTCTCGACGCCGCCCGCGCCGCCATCGACGACGGCTCCGCGGCGGCGGTCCTCGAAGCCCTCCGCGCGTTCTGA
- a CDS encoding succinylglutamate desuccinylase/aspartoacylase family protein, with protein MAAHDAERVTLARLPSGVALETTVHTYTPEDGADDDEPTVYVQAAQHGREINGAAVCRQLHDDLLATDITGTVHVVPVADPLTFDTVSYTAPEAYDSVNPNMNRCWPGDADGTLHERMAATLWAYASEADFIVDLHTGSRDMLTHTVYLRGDEGSRALAEAFGTDLLLAEPAGDDADAEWASRNFSGKLRVAATQEGIPSITPELAHNKELVDDAIETGVDGTKRALRHAGVLDDDEPVPAWDGTRARNHLGRVTADDSGLFRAAADLAIGDDVVEGKYVGEVYDPTTYEVLQEATADRSGVVYSVAREATVTAGQTLVGIAIRLDDEEQDE; from the coding sequence ATGGCCGCCCACGATGCCGAGCGCGTCACGCTCGCACGTCTCCCCTCCGGCGTCGCTCTCGAGACGACCGTCCACACGTACACGCCCGAGGACGGTGCGGACGACGACGAGCCGACGGTGTACGTGCAGGCCGCTCAACACGGACGCGAGATAAACGGCGCGGCGGTGTGTCGCCAACTCCACGACGACCTCCTGGCCACCGACATCACGGGCACGGTTCACGTCGTCCCGGTAGCCGACCCGCTCACGTTCGACACCGTCTCGTACACGGCCCCGGAGGCGTACGACTCGGTCAACCCGAATATGAACCGCTGTTGGCCCGGCGACGCCGACGGCACCCTCCACGAGCGGATGGCCGCGACGCTGTGGGCGTACGCGAGCGAGGCCGACTTCATCGTCGACCTCCACACCGGCAGTCGCGATATGCTCACGCACACGGTGTACCTCCGTGGCGACGAGGGATCGCGTGCGCTGGCAGAGGCGTTCGGCACGGACCTCCTCCTGGCGGAACCTGCTGGAGACGACGCCGACGCGGAGTGGGCCAGTCGCAACTTCAGCGGGAAACTCCGCGTCGCCGCGACGCAGGAGGGCATCCCGAGCATCACGCCGGAACTCGCGCACAACAAAGAACTCGTCGACGACGCCATCGAGACGGGCGTCGACGGGACGAAGCGAGCGCTTCGCCACGCGGGCGTCCTCGACGACGACGAACCGGTGCCCGCGTGGGACGGCACCCGCGCTCGCAACCACCTCGGCCGGGTGACCGCCGACGACTCGGGGCTGTTCCGCGCGGCGGCCGACCTCGCAATCGGCGACGACGTGGTCGAGGGGAAGTACGTCGGCGAGGTGTACGACCCGACCACCTACGAGGTGCTACAGGAGGCGACCGCCGACCGCTCGGGCGTCGTCTACTCGGTCGCCCGCGAGGCAACGGTGACGGCGGGGCAGACGCTCGTCGGCATCGCAATTCGGCTGGACGACGAAGAACAGGACGAGTAA